In the Terriglobales bacterium genome, one interval contains:
- a CDS encoding farnesyl diphosphate synthase, whose product MLAETLEQGQRLSDIALERLLPPASVQPTSIHQAMRHSVFAGGKRLRPILAMEAARAVAGSLPDGVEDLGAALEMLHTYSLIHDDLPALDNDDLRRGKPTCHKVYGEAIAILAGDALQTYAYEVLSKLKTSAEGRVRIVYEVARATGTVNGMIGGQVMDLEAERTVPGSSTIKLIHESKTAALITAALVTGGIYAGATPEQEKGLRTFGKCVGLAFQIIDDVLDVTQSSDQLGKTAGKDKASQKATYPALFGVDESLVQAEALIGRGEQALAPFGERGETLKQLANFLVERKR is encoded by the coding sequence ATGCTCGCAGAGACTCTCGAACAGGGCCAGCGGCTCTCCGACATCGCGCTGGAGCGGCTGTTGCCGCCGGCGTCGGTGCAGCCGACGTCGATCCACCAGGCGATGCGGCACAGCGTGTTTGCCGGCGGGAAGCGGCTGCGCCCGATCCTGGCGATGGAGGCCGCGCGCGCGGTGGCGGGTTCGCTGCCGGACGGCGTGGAAGACCTCGGGGCCGCGCTCGAGATGCTGCACACCTATTCGCTGATCCACGACGACCTGCCGGCGCTCGACAACGACGACCTGCGGCGCGGCAAGCCGACCTGCCACAAGGTGTACGGCGAAGCCATCGCGATACTGGCGGGCGACGCGCTGCAGACCTACGCCTACGAAGTGCTCAGCAAGCTGAAGACGTCGGCGGAGGGACGTGTCCGGATCGTCTACGAGGTCGCGCGAGCCACGGGAACAGTGAATGGCATGATCGGCGGCCAGGTCATGGATCTGGAGGCGGAGCGCACGGTGCCGGGCTCCAGCACGATCAAGCTCATCCATGAATCGAAGACGGCGGCGCTCATCACGGCGGCGCTGGTGACCGGCGGCATCTACGCGGGCGCGACGCCGGAGCAGGAGAAGGGCCTGCGGACGTTCGGGAAATGCGTCGGGCTGGCCTTCCAGATCATTGACGACGTGCTCGACGTGACGCAGTCCTCCGACCAACTCGGCAAGACCGCGGGGAAGGACAAGGCGTCGCAGAAGGCGACCTACCCGGCGCTGTTCGGGGTGGATGAGTCGCTGGTGCAGGCGGAAGCGCTCATCGGGCGGGGCGAGCAGGCGCTGGCGCCGTTCGGCGAGCGCGGCGAAACATTAAAGCAATTAGCGAACTTCCTCGTGGAACGCAAGCGATAA